One Mesorhizobium shangrilense genomic window carries:
- a CDS encoding GNAT family N-acetyltransferase → MNTLTIDIRKAEPRDAQDIADVHQQAWQGAYSGIIPYKTLTSMINRRGADWWANAIRRAATVLVVEIGGKIAGYATIGKNRARELRQQGEIYELYMRPEYQGIGLGSRLFAAARARLADHGLKGMVVWALEDNQNALAFYAGAGGRDVAEGVEVFEQKALKKVAFVWE, encoded by the coding sequence ATGAACACGTTGACGATCGACATCCGGAAAGCCGAGCCGCGCGATGCACAAGACATCGCCGACGTGCACCAGCAGGCCTGGCAAGGCGCCTATTCCGGCATCATCCCTTACAAGACGCTGACCTCGATGATCAACCGCCGCGGCGCCGATTGGTGGGCGAACGCGATTCGCCGGGCCGCCACCGTGCTGGTCGTCGAAATCGGCGGCAAGATTGCCGGCTACGCTACGATCGGCAAGAACCGCGCCAGGGAGCTCAGGCAGCAGGGCGAGATCTACGAACTTTACATGCGCCCCGAATATCAGGGCATCGGGCTCGGCAGCCGGCTGTTCGCCGCGGCCCGGGCACGGCTTGCCGACCACGGGCTCAAGGGCATGGTGGTGTGGGCGCTGGAAGACAACCAGAACGCACTTGCCTTCTATGCCGGCGCCGGTGGCCGCGATGTCGCCGAGGGCGTCGAGGTCTTCGAACAGAAAGCGCTGAAGAAAGTCGCCTTCGTCTGGGAGTGA
- a CDS encoding TPM domain-containing protein, which yields MATRPISPQDHDRIAAAIRAAEARTDGEIYCVVAHASDDYFYPAAFMATLGMLIVSLAVAYGLEAWWLSLRLPHFVIVQLLALACVVLLLWVAPGLRIHLVPRRLRYKAAHANALKQFLARNVHRTAARTGVLVFVSIAERYAEVVADSGIDGRVGQHVWDGAVRDLTAHAGDDRLADGFIKTIESVGAVLAEHFPVTPGDINELDDHLVEI from the coding sequence ATGGCGACACGACCGATCAGCCCGCAGGATCATGACCGCATCGCCGCCGCGATCCGTGCCGCGGAGGCCCGGACCGACGGCGAGATCTATTGCGTCGTGGCGCATGCCAGCGACGACTATTTCTATCCGGCAGCCTTCATGGCGACGCTCGGCATGCTCATCGTCAGCCTCGCCGTTGCCTATGGGCTGGAGGCGTGGTGGCTGTCGCTGCGCCTGCCGCATTTTGTCATCGTCCAGCTTCTGGCGCTGGCCTGCGTGGTGTTGCTTTTGTGGGTGGCGCCGGGATTGCGCATTCATCTCGTGCCGAGGCGGCTGCGCTACAAGGCGGCGCACGCCAATGCGCTCAAACAGTTCCTGGCCCGCAACGTCCACCGTACCGCCGCGCGCACCGGTGTTCTGGTGTTCGTCTCTATCGCCGAACGCTATGCCGAAGTGGTCGCCGACAGCGGCATCGATGGCCGTGTTGGCCAGCATGTCTGGGACGGCGCCGTGCGCGACCTGACCGCGCATGCCGGCGACGACCGTCTCGCCGACGGCTTTATCAAGACCATCGAATCCGTGGGCGCCGTGCTGGCCGAGCATTTTCCGGTTACCCCCGGCGATATCAACGAGCTCGACGACCATCTGGTCGAAATCTAG
- a CDS encoding TPM domain-containing protein: protein MSQADKSWHRVCILAAALLVALLPLRLFAAELPALTGRVVDNAGIIDAGTKAALTQKLADFETKGSDQIVVATIPSLDGEEIEPYANRLFRFWKLGQAKENNGVLLLVAPSDHKMRIEVGYGLEGTLTDLHTKLIIENDMVPAFRAGDFSGGISKAVDDMVMVLNGNPEELEARGKRNEHAPLNTDNLFFAVFIGIWALIFFGGLAASVLPPIFGQKLGPGRYRWLGMTFEPGHRSSGGWSSGSSGGGWSSGGGGGGFSGGGGSSGGGGSSGSW from the coding sequence ATCTCCCAGGCTGACAAGAGCTGGCACCGCGTTTGCATTCTTGCGGCAGCGCTTCTCGTCGCTCTGCTTCCGCTCAGGCTCTTCGCCGCCGAGCTGCCGGCGCTGACCGGGCGGGTGGTCGACAATGCCGGCATCATCGATGCCGGGACCAAGGCGGCGTTGACGCAGAAGCTCGCGGATTTCGAGACCAAGGGGTCCGACCAGATCGTCGTCGCCACGATTCCCAGCCTCGACGGCGAGGAGATCGAACCCTACGCCAACCGTCTGTTCCGCTTCTGGAAGCTCGGCCAGGCCAAGGAAAACAACGGCGTCCTGCTTCTGGTCGCGCCGAGCGACCACAAGATGCGCATCGAGGTCGGCTATGGCCTCGAAGGCACGCTGACCGACCTGCACACCAAGCTGATCATCGAGAACGACATGGTGCCGGCCTTCCGTGCCGGCGATTTCTCCGGCGGCATCAGCAAGGCCGTCGACGACATGGTCATGGTGCTGAACGGCAATCCCGAAGAGCTCGAGGCGCGCGGCAAGCGCAACGAACACGCTCCGCTCAACACGGATAATCTCTTCTTCGCCGTCTTCATCGGTATCTGGGCGCTGATCTTCTTCGGCGGCCTCGCGGCCTCCGTGCTGCCGCCGATCTTCGGCCAAAAACTCGGGCCGGGCCGCTATCGCTGGCTCGGCATGACGTTCGAACCCGGGCACCGTTCGTCCGGCGGCTGGTCGTCGGGAAGTTCCGGTGGCGGCTGGTCGTCCGGCGGCGGGGGCGGTGGTTTTTCCGGCGGCGGCGGTTCGTCCGGCGGCGGCGGCTCCTCGGGAAGCTGGTGA
- a CDS encoding LemA family protein has protein sequence MFAQRLSSPSRLRALPAFVMMAIVLPLLAGCGFNTIPTAEENAKAAWSEVLNQYQRRADLIPNLVETVKGYATHEKDTLDAVVEARAKATQITVTPETLKDPEALKKFQDAQAGLTSALSRLIAVSEAYPDLKANQNFLALQAQLEGTENRIAVARRDYIQAVKDYNLTLRTFPSVIWASLWFRSNQPFANFTIDEDKLQVPKVDFGTTTKQGG, from the coding sequence ATGTTTGCCCAGCGCCTTTCCTCACCGTCCAGGCTCCGCGCCTTGCCCGCCTTCGTGATGATGGCCATCGTGCTGCCGTTGCTGGCCGGTTGCGGCTTCAACACCATCCCGACCGCCGAGGAAAATGCCAAGGCAGCGTGGAGCGAGGTGCTGAACCAGTATCAGCGCCGCGCCGACCTGATCCCCAACCTGGTCGAGACGGTCAAGGGCTACGCCACGCACGAGAAGGACACGCTGGATGCCGTGGTCGAAGCCCGCGCCAAGGCGACGCAGATAACGGTGACGCCGGAAACGCTGAAGGATCCGGAAGCTCTCAAGAAGTTCCAGGATGCCCAGGCGGGGCTGACGAGCGCGTTGTCGCGGCTGATCGCGGTGTCGGAGGCCTATCCGGATCTCAAGGCCAACCAGAACTTCCTGGCGCTGCAGGCGCAGCTCGAAGGCACCGAGAACCGTATCGCGGTCGCCCGCCGCGATTACATCCAGGCGGTGAAGGATTACAATCTGACGCTGAGGACCTTCCCCTCGGTGATATGGGCAAGCTTGTGGTTCCGCAGCAACCAGCCCTTCGCGAACTTCACCATCGACGAAGACAAGCTGCAGGTGCCGAAGGTCGACTTCGGAACGACAACGAAGCAGGGCGGCTGA